The Nakamurella deserti genome contains a region encoding:
- the gndA gene encoding NADP-dependent phosphogluconate dehydrogenase → MTDSPVGTAEIGVTGMAVMGSNLARNFAGKGFVTAIHNRSSAKTRAVIEEHGSDGTFVPSDTAEDFVASLAKPRKIIIMVKAGGPTDAVIDELSALLEPGDILIDGGNALFEDTIRREKAAREKGIHFVGCGISGGEEGALKGPSIMPGGSAEAYASLGPILEKISAHVDGDPCCTHIGTDGAGHFVKMVHNGIEYADMQLIAEAYDLLRRGAGMEPAEIAEVFAEWNRGDLDSFLIEITAEVLKQVDAETGLPFVDVVVDAAGMKGTGTWTVQTALSLGIPVTGIAESVFARGLSSSTRQRAGAGNLPGPSQPFDIGDRAAFVEDVRLALYASKIVAYAQGFDEIVAGASEYGWDIDRGAVARIWRGGCIIRARFLNRITEAYADDPELASLLFAPFFTDVVANGQDSWRRVVAGAAQAGIPTPVFASSLAYYDGLRTERLPAALIQGQRDFFGAHTYRRVDKEGTFHTLWSGDRTEVEEQGATHGVNQTPKS, encoded by the coding sequence ATGACAGATTCTCCCGTCGGAACCGCCGAGATCGGTGTCACCGGCATGGCCGTGATGGGCTCCAACCTGGCACGCAACTTCGCCGGCAAGGGCTTCGTCACCGCCATCCACAACCGCTCGTCCGCCAAGACCCGAGCGGTCATCGAGGAGCACGGCTCCGACGGCACGTTCGTCCCCAGTGACACCGCCGAGGACTTCGTGGCCTCGCTGGCCAAGCCACGCAAGATCATCATCATGGTCAAGGCCGGGGGCCCGACCGACGCCGTCATCGACGAGCTGTCGGCGCTGCTGGAGCCGGGTGACATCCTCATCGACGGTGGCAACGCGCTGTTCGAGGACACCATCCGGCGCGAGAAGGCGGCCCGGGAGAAGGGCATCCACTTCGTCGGCTGCGGCATCTCCGGCGGCGAGGAGGGCGCGCTCAAGGGCCCGTCGATCATGCCCGGCGGCTCGGCGGAGGCCTACGCCTCGCTCGGCCCGATCCTGGAGAAGATCTCCGCGCACGTCGACGGTGACCCCTGCTGCACCCACATCGGCACCGACGGCGCGGGCCACTTCGTCAAGATGGTGCACAACGGCATCGAGTACGCCGACATGCAGCTCATCGCCGAGGCCTACGACCTGCTGCGCCGCGGCGCGGGCATGGAGCCGGCCGAGATCGCCGAGGTCTTCGCCGAGTGGAACCGCGGCGACCTGGACTCCTTCCTCATCGAGATCACCGCCGAGGTCCTCAAGCAGGTCGACGCCGAGACCGGCCTCCCGTTCGTCGACGTCGTGGTGGACGCCGCCGGCATGAAGGGCACCGGCACCTGGACGGTGCAGACCGCGCTGAGCCTCGGCATCCCGGTCACCGGCATCGCCGAATCGGTGTTCGCCCGCGGCCTGTCGTCGTCGACCAGGCAGCGCGCCGGTGCGGGCAACCTGCCCGGCCCGTCGCAGCCGTTCGACATCGGCGACCGCGCCGCGTTCGTCGAGGACGTCCGGCTGGCGCTCTACGCGTCCAAGATCGTCGCCTACGCCCAGGGCTTCGACGAGATCGTCGCCGGCGCGTCCGAGTACGGCTGGGACATCGACCGCGGGGCGGTGGCCCGCATCTGGCGTGGCGGCTGCATCATCCGGGCGCGGTTCCTCAATCGCATCACCGAGGCCTACGCCGACGACCCGGAGCTCGCGTCGCTGCTGTTCGCGCCGTTCTTCACCGACGTCGTCGCCAACGGCCAGGACTCCTGGCGACGGGTCGTCGCCGGAGCCGCCCAGGCCGGCATCCCGACGCCGGTGTTCGCCTCGTCGCTGGCCTACTACGACGGGCTGCGCACCGAGCGGCTGCCCGCGGCCCTGATCCAGGGCCAGCGCGACTTCTTCGGCGCCCACACCTACCGGCGCGTCGACAAGGAGGGCACCTTCCACACGCTGTGGTCCGGTGACCGCACCGAGGTCGAGGAGCAGGGCGCCACCCACGGCGTGAACCAGACCCCCAAGAGCTGA
- a CDS encoding GatB/YqeY domain-containing protein, protein MSTTVKERLRADLTAAMKARDDLRKGTLRMVLAAITTEEVSGTAARELSDAEVMTVLARELKKRKESAEAFDGGGRAELAQRERAESEVIAGYLPTPLTDDELAAAVDAALAEVADTVGGAATMKQMGQVIKATQARTAGRADGRRISDAVKAALSR, encoded by the coding sequence ATGAGCACGACTGTGAAGGAGCGCCTGCGCGCCGATCTGACCGCCGCGATGAAGGCCAGGGACGACCTGCGCAAGGGCACGCTGCGGATGGTGCTCGCCGCGATCACCACCGAGGAGGTGTCCGGCACCGCCGCCCGTGAACTCAGCGACGCCGAGGTGATGACCGTGCTGGCCCGCGAGCTGAAGAAGCGCAAGGAGTCCGCGGAGGCCTTCGACGGCGGCGGCCGGGCCGAGCTCGCCCAGCGGGAGCGCGCGGAGTCCGAGGTCATCGCCGGCTATCTGCCGACGCCCCTGACCGACGACGAGCTCGCCGCCGCGGTCGACGCCGCCCTCGCCGAGGTCGCCGACACCGTCGGTGGCGCCGCCACCATGAAGCAGATGGGCCAGGTCATCAAGGCCACCCAGGCCCGCACCGCCGGCCGCGCCGACGGCCGCCGGATCTCCGATGCCGTCAAGGCCGCGTTGTCGCGCTGA
- the rsmI gene encoding 16S rRNA (cytidine(1402)-2'-O)-methyltransferase produces MTDPAVPADRAEPSDRAAGALILAGTPLGRISDASPGLARALADADVIAAEDTRRFLRLAADLGVDLHAKVVSFYESVEAARVPGLVDRIAGGQRVVLVTDAGMPSVSDPGYTLVAAVAAAGLAVTSVPGPSAVITALALSGLPSDRFTFEGFPPRKTGERTRAFGALRTEARTMVFFESVHRIGESLAAMAAVFGADRPAAVCRELTKTHEEVRRGPLGELAAWAADGLRGEITVVVAGSSGAGDAPPDDATLLAEIAALVAGGKSRRDAVDQVAATYDLNRRSVYALATARR; encoded by the coding sequence GTGACCGACCCCGCCGTTCCCGCCGACCGCGCCGAGCCGTCCGACCGGGCCGCCGGAGCGTTGATCCTGGCCGGCACCCCGCTCGGGCGGATCAGCGACGCCTCGCCCGGGCTCGCACGTGCCCTAGCCGACGCCGACGTGATCGCCGCCGAGGACACCCGCCGGTTCCTGCGGCTGGCCGCCGACCTCGGGGTCGACCTGCACGCCAAGGTGGTGTCGTTCTACGAGTCCGTGGAGGCCGCCCGGGTGCCGGGACTGGTGGACCGGATCGCCGGCGGGCAGCGCGTCGTGCTGGTGACCGACGCGGGCATGCCGTCGGTGTCCGATCCCGGTTACACGCTGGTCGCGGCGGTCGCCGCCGCCGGGCTCGCCGTCACGAGCGTGCCGGGACCGAGCGCGGTCATCACGGCGCTGGCGCTGTCGGGGCTGCCCAGCGACCGGTTCACCTTCGAGGGCTTCCCGCCGCGCAAGACCGGTGAGCGGACCCGCGCGTTCGGTGCGCTGCGCACCGAGGCCCGGACGATGGTGTTCTTCGAGTCGGTGCACCGGATCGGTGAGTCGCTGGCCGCGATGGCGGCGGTGTTCGGCGCCGACCGGCCGGCGGCGGTCTGCCGGGAGCTGACCAAGACCCACGAGGAGGTCCGTCGCGGCCCGCTCGGCGAGCTCGCCGCGTGGGCCGCGGACGGGCTGCGGGGGGAGATCACCGTGGTCGTCGCCGGTTCGTCCGGCGCGGGTGACGCCCCGCCCGACGATGCGACGCTGCTCGCCGAGATCGCCGCCCTGGTGGCCGGCGGGAAGAGCCGCCGGGACGCCGTGGACCAGGTCGCGGCCACCTACGACCTGAACCGCCGGTCGGTCTACGCGCTGGCGACCGCCCGCCGCTGA
- a CDS encoding dolichyl-phosphate-mannose--protein mannosyltransferase: MTTLATAPPGVDPGPAAGGAREPDPADTVVPVGALPPLTPPVPVARAAAPRLPPDVTRGWLVTVVISAIGAIVRFWQLGFRTDGGTPIFDEKYYALNSWEVLNNGGYEANPGYGLVVHPPLGKQVIAIGEWLFGYNAVGWRFMTALAGVVCIALVVRVARRLTGSTFIGGIAGILLICDGVSHVQSRTGLLDMIQAVFVLAGFACVVADRDQVRTRLHALAAAAGDRGITADHWAGPALGARWWRFGAGVMFGCAAAVKWSGIYWFAAFGVVVVVWDITARRAVGVSRSLRAVLRRDLLPSVWSLAVVPVIVYVGSWWAWFASETAWARHLTGNVVTSFLQWQQQMLKFHANLVTPSVVANRHPWESKPWSWPMGTRPVLYYVQGGADATGCDGATDCVKRIFLIGTPAMWWLALPVLLWALWRIVGRQDWRYAAVVAAYAAGYLPWFFNLERQMYFFYMTPVAPFLVLAIALVLGDVLAKRTAGVERQLLALAAVCLYVGVVAADFAFLWPILNGDPISNAELTARIWLPTWG; the protein is encoded by the coding sequence ATGACCACTCTGGCCACGGCGCCTCCCGGGGTCGACCCCGGCCCGGCCGCGGGCGGAGCGCGCGAGCCGGACCCGGCGGACACGGTCGTCCCGGTCGGGGCGCTGCCGCCGCTGACGCCGCCGGTGCCGGTGGCACGGGCGGCCGCCCCACGACTGCCTCCCGACGTGACCCGCGGCTGGCTGGTGACGGTGGTCATCAGCGCGATCGGCGCGATCGTCCGGTTCTGGCAGTTGGGCTTCCGCACCGACGGCGGCACCCCGATCTTCGACGAGAAGTACTACGCGTTGAACTCGTGGGAGGTGCTCAACAACGGCGGCTACGAGGCCAACCCCGGTTACGGCCTGGTGGTGCACCCGCCGCTGGGCAAACAGGTCATCGCCATCGGCGAGTGGTTGTTCGGCTACAACGCGGTGGGCTGGCGGTTCATGACCGCCCTGGCCGGCGTCGTCTGCATCGCGCTGGTCGTCCGGGTCGCCCGCCGGCTCACCGGCTCGACCTTCATCGGCGGCATCGCCGGCATCCTGCTGATCTGCGACGGCGTCTCCCACGTGCAGTCGCGCACCGGCCTGCTCGACATGATCCAGGCGGTGTTCGTCCTGGCCGGCTTCGCCTGTGTGGTGGCCGACCGGGACCAGGTCCGGACCCGGTTGCACGCCCTGGCCGCCGCGGCCGGCGACCGTGGCATCACCGCCGACCACTGGGCCGGTCCCGCCCTGGGCGCCCGCTGGTGGCGCTTCGGCGCCGGCGTCATGTTCGGCTGCGCGGCCGCGGTGAAGTGGTCGGGCATCTACTGGTTCGCCGCGTTCGGCGTGGTGGTCGTCGTCTGGGACATCACCGCGCGCCGCGCGGTCGGGGTCTCCCGGTCGCTGCGGGCGGTGCTGCGCCGGGACCTGCTGCCGTCGGTCTGGTCGCTGGCCGTGGTGCCGGTGATCGTCTACGTCGGCAGCTGGTGGGCCTGGTTCGCGTCCGAGACGGCCTGGGCCCGGCACCTCACGGGCAACGTGGTGACCTCGTTCCTGCAATGGCAGCAGCAGATGCTGAAGTTCCACGCCAACCTGGTCACCCCTTCGGTGGTGGCCAACCGGCATCCCTGGGAATCGAAGCCGTGGTCGTGGCCGATGGGCACCCGGCCGGTGCTGTACTACGTGCAGGGCGGCGCCGACGCGACCGGCTGTGACGGCGCCACGGACTGCGTGAAGCGGATCTTCCTGATCGGCACCCCGGCGATGTGGTGGCTGGCGCTGCCGGTGCTGCTGTGGGCGCTGTGGCGGATCGTCGGCCGGCAGGACTGGCGCTACGCCGCGGTGGTCGCCGCCTACGCCGCCGGGTATCTGCCGTGGTTCTTCAACCTCGAGCGCCAGATGTACTTCTTCTACATGACCCCGGTGGCGCCGTTCCTGGTGCTGGCCATCGCGCTCGTCCTGGGTGACGTGCTGGCCAAGCGGACCGCCGGGGTGGAGCGGCAACTGCTGGCGTTGGCCGCCGTCTGCCTCTACGTGGGTGTCGTGGCCGCCGACTTCGCCTTCCTCTGGCCGATCCTCAACGGCGACCCGATCAGCAACGCCGAGCTGACCGCCCGGATCTGGCTCCCCACCTGGGGCTGA
- a CDS encoding superoxide dismutase — protein MAPYTLPDLPYDYAALEPFISGKIMELHHDKHHATYVKGANDTLDQLAEAREKNAFASVNGLEKSLAFHLGGHLNHSIFWPNLAPGGGDRPDGELGAAIDEFFGSFDGFKAHFTANANAIQGSGWSVLAWDTLGQRLNVLQLFDQQGNIPFAQVPIVLLDMWEHAFYLQYQNVKADYVTAWWNVINWADATERFTRARSSSQGLIIPG, from the coding sequence ATGGCCCCGTACACCCTTCCTGACCTGCCCTACGACTACGCGGCGCTCGAGCCGTTCATCAGCGGCAAGATCATGGAACTGCACCACGACAAGCACCACGCCACCTACGTCAAGGGCGCCAACGACACCCTGGACCAGCTGGCCGAGGCCCGCGAGAAGAACGCCTTCGCGTCGGTCAACGGGCTCGAGAAGAGCCTCGCGTTCCACCTGGGCGGTCACCTCAACCACAGCATCTTCTGGCCGAACCTGGCCCCGGGCGGCGGCGACCGGCCCGACGGCGAGCTGGGCGCGGCGATCGACGAGTTCTTCGGGTCGTTCGACGGCTTCAAGGCGCACTTCACCGCCAACGCGAACGCGATCCAGGGCTCCGGCTGGTCCGTCCTGGCCTGGGACACCCTGGGCCAGCGGCTCAACGTCCTGCAGCTGTTCGACCAGCAGGGCAACATCCCGTTCGCGCAGGTGCCGATCGTGCTGCTCGACATGTGGGAGCACGCCTTCTACCTGCAGTACCAGAACGTCAAGGCCGACTACGTGACCGCGTGGTGGAACGTGATCAACTGGGCCGACGCCACCGAGCGGTTCACCCGCGCGCGCAGCAGCAGCCAGGGCCTGATCATCCCCGGCTGA
- the ddaH gene encoding dimethylargininase, with protein MSAARALVRRPAPHLADGLVTHIERSVVDQALAERQWSDYVEALRAHGFRPVEVDPADDCPDGVFVEDAVVVYADLAVLSRSGAVQRRAELPTVRAAVEAAGLRIAELTAPATLDGGDVLKIGRTVYVGQTLRTNAAAVDQLRALVTPEGWEVVPVPTTRVLHLKSAVTALPDGTVIGCPPLVDDPAVFDTFLAVPEEGGAHVVLLGDDTLLMAASAPRSAEVFRGLGYRTVVVDISEFEKLEGCVTCLSVRLRG; from the coding sequence ATGTCCGCCGCCCGCGCCCTCGTCCGGCGTCCCGCTCCGCACCTCGCCGACGGCCTCGTCACCCACATCGAGCGGTCCGTCGTCGACCAGGCGCTCGCCGAACGGCAGTGGTCGGACTACGTGGAGGCGTTGCGCGCCCACGGTTTCCGGCCGGTCGAGGTGGACCCGGCGGACGACTGCCCCGACGGTGTGTTCGTCGAGGACGCCGTCGTGGTCTACGCAGACCTGGCGGTGCTCAGCCGCTCCGGTGCGGTGCAGCGCCGTGCCGAGCTCCCCACGGTCCGCGCCGCCGTCGAGGCCGCGGGTCTCCGGATCGCGGAGCTCACCGCGCCGGCGACGCTCGACGGTGGTGACGTGCTCAAGATCGGCCGCACGGTCTACGTCGGCCAGACTCTGCGCACCAACGCCGCGGCCGTGGACCAGCTCCGTGCGCTGGTCACCCCGGAGGGGTGGGAGGTCGTCCCGGTACCCACGACCAGGGTCCTGCACCTCAAGAGCGCGGTGACCGCCCTGCCGGACGGCACGGTGATCGGCTGTCCACCGCTGGTCGACGACCCGGCCGTCTTCGACACGTTCCTGGCGGTACCCGAGGAAGGCGGCGCCCACGTCGTCCTGCTCGGCGACGACACCCTGCTGATGGCCGCGTCGGCGCCCCGGTCCGCGGAGGTCTTCCGGGGGCTGGGCTACCGGACGGTCGTCGTGGACATCAGCGAGTTCGAGAAGCTCGAGGGCTGCGTGACCTGCCTGTCGGTCCGGCTGCGCGGCTGA
- a CDS encoding PAS domain-containing protein, protein MAGGNGAAVRFAGTSDDEAARLAVLHSYGVLDTAAEPLFDDLTALAADLCGTSMALVSLVDESRQWFKSRVGLDRCETPREQSFCAHALRRSDPLVVPDALLDPRFRDNPMVVEAPFVRFYAGAPLISREGATLGTLCVLDEHPGSLTDRQRRQLTALAGQVTALLESRRQAHELATEVAVRRRTERTMAATDRLLRGVLSHPDALIYAKDLDGRFVLANDALHALFGRTDGWLLGRTDADVVDAAAAAAFRRADREVADTGDRRVLEETLPHPDGTVRHYLSAKFPLRDEDGVVYAVAGVSTDITAQVDAAARLQASERRWRQLFDESPVGIGLSDEHGTIVAANAALCALFGRPAEEVLGATAADFGHPDDVRRQGSTQEMLRAAGGEVVQVEKRYVRPDGEQRWAWLTAARSPGPAGEPWVLAHAQDITERLLAEQVIRDSEANLSAVAEVVAEIQAGSDARETIVRACAELARARYVCLFEPDPADDDLLRVTRTNTPDLAGFVLARVLPSAICRAFDGVDPDPVTERGARSFPAPLASDSNVMVVPVRAGSTVIAVLTLGFDHGVPPAGDKRDNVVRLLAAQAGVAMRQSALLAEFAERAVTDPLTGLPNRRGWDDALVRLSTERRPGERVIVALLDFDRFKLFNDTRGHAAGDDLLRGFADRARRVLRAGDVLARWGGEEFALALPHLEDDHVDVVLRRVAAAMPHGQTCSVGWAELAAGQEIREAMVEADAALYVAKESSRNQIRHF, encoded by the coding sequence ATGGCGGGCGGCAACGGTGCCGCCGTCCGGTTCGCGGGGACGTCGGACGACGAGGCCGCCCGACTGGCCGTGCTGCACTCCTACGGCGTCCTGGACACCGCCGCCGAACCGTTGTTCGACGATCTCACCGCGCTCGCCGCCGACCTCTGCGGCACGTCGATGGCCCTGGTCAGCCTGGTCGACGAGAGCCGGCAGTGGTTCAAGTCGCGGGTCGGTCTGGACCGGTGCGAGACGCCCCGCGAGCAGTCGTTCTGCGCGCACGCGCTCCGCCGGTCCGACCCGCTGGTCGTCCCCGACGCTTTGCTCGACCCGCGCTTCCGGGACAACCCGATGGTGGTGGAGGCCCCGTTCGTCCGCTTCTACGCCGGGGCCCCGTTGATCAGCCGGGAGGGTGCGACCCTGGGCACCCTGTGCGTGCTCGACGAGCACCCCGGCTCGCTGACCGACCGCCAGCGCCGACAGCTCACCGCGCTGGCGGGGCAGGTGACCGCGCTGCTCGAATCCCGCCGGCAGGCGCACGAACTGGCGACCGAGGTCGCGGTCCGGCGGCGCACCGAGCGGACGATGGCGGCCACCGACCGGCTGCTGCGCGGAGTGCTCTCGCACCCCGACGCGCTGATCTACGCCAAGGACCTCGACGGCCGGTTCGTGCTGGCCAACGACGCCCTGCACGCGCTCTTCGGGCGGACCGACGGCTGGTTGCTGGGCCGTACCGACGCGGACGTGGTCGACGCCGCCGCGGCGGCCGCGTTCCGCCGTGCCGACCGGGAGGTCGCCGACACCGGGGACCGCAGGGTGCTCGAGGAGACGCTCCCGCATCCCGACGGCACCGTCCGCCACTACCTGTCGGCCAAGTTCCCGCTGCGCGACGAGGACGGCGTGGTCTACGCCGTCGCGGGTGTGTCCACCGACATCACCGCACAGGTCGACGCCGCCGCGCGGCTGCAGGCGTCGGAGCGGCGCTGGCGGCAGCTGTTCGACGAGTCACCGGTCGGCATCGGCCTGTCCGACGAGCACGGCACCATCGTCGCCGCCAACGCGGCGCTGTGCGCCCTCTTCGGGCGGCCCGCGGAGGAGGTGCTGGGGGCCACGGCCGCCGACTTCGGGCATCCCGACGACGTGCGCCGTCAGGGCAGCACCCAGGAGATGCTGCGGGCCGCGGGGGGCGAGGTCGTCCAGGTCGAGAAGCGCTACGTCCGGCCCGACGGCGAACAGCGGTGGGCCTGGCTGACCGCGGCCCGCTCCCCGGGGCCGGCCGGTGAGCCGTGGGTGCTGGCCCACGCGCAGGACATCACCGAGCGGCTGCTGGCGGAGCAGGTGATCCGCGACTCCGAGGCCAACCTCTCGGCGGTCGCCGAGGTCGTCGCCGAGATCCAGGCGGGCAGCGACGCACGCGAGACGATCGTGCGGGCGTGCGCCGAGCTCGCCCGGGCCCGCTACGTCTGCCTGTTCGAGCCCGACCCCGCCGACGACGACCTGCTGCGGGTGACCCGGACCAACACCCCGGACCTGGCCGGCTTCGTGCTCGCCCGGGTCCTCCCGTCGGCCATCTGCCGCGCCTTCGACGGCGTCGACCCGGACCCCGTCACCGAGCGCGGCGCACGCTCGTTCCCCGCGCCGCTGGCCTCGGACAGCAACGTGATGGTGGTGCCGGTCCGCGCCGGTTCCACCGTGATCGCGGTGCTGACCCTCGGCTTCGACCACGGCGTCCCGCCGGCGGGCGACAAGCGGGACAACGTCGTCCGGCTGCTCGCCGCGCAGGCGGGGGTGGCGATGCGGCAGAGCGCGCTGCTCGCCGAGTTCGCCGAACGGGCCGTCACCGACCCGCTGACCGGATTGCCCAACCGGCGCGGCTGGGACGACGCCCTGGTGCGGCTGTCCACCGAGCGGCGCCCGGGGGAGCGGGTGATCGTGGCCCTGCTGGACTTCGACCGCTTCAAACTGTTCAACGACACCCGGGGTCACGCCGCCGGCGACGACCTGCTGCGCGGTTTCGCCGACCGCGCCCGCCGGGTGCTGCGGGCCGGCGACGTGCTGGCCCGCTGGGGTGGCGAGGAGTTCGCGCTGGCCCTGCCGCACCTGGAGGACGACCACGTCGACGTCGTCCTGCGGCGGGTCGCCGCGGCCATGCCGCACGGCCAGACCTGCAGCGTCGGCTGGGCCGAGCTCGCCGCCGGCCAGGAGATCCGGGAGGCGATGGTGGAGGCCGATGCGGCGCTCTACGTGGCCAAGGAGTCGAGCCGCAACCAGATCCGGCACTTCTGA
- a CDS encoding thiamine-binding protein, whose amino-acid sequence MLVAFSVAPSGTAPSGTAPSGGPDPDGSGSGSGGDSVTRAVAEAVRIVRASGLPNRTDAMFTTLEGEWEECMAVVRECCEAVGRYGTRVSLVLKADIRPGHSGELTAKVARVEALLEP is encoded by the coding sequence ATGCTCGTCGCCTTCTCCGTCGCGCCGTCCGGCACCGCCCCGTCCGGTACCGCCCCGTCCGGTGGACCCGACCCGGACGGTTCCGGCTCCGGTTCCGGCGGTGACTCGGTCACCCGGGCGGTCGCCGAGGCCGTGCGGATCGTGCGGGCCTCCGGGCTGCCGAACCGCACCGACGCCATGTTCACCACCCTGGAGGGCGAGTGGGAGGAGTGCATGGCGGTCGTGCGGGAGTGCTGCGAGGCCGTCGGGCGGTACGGCACCCGGGTCTCGCTGGTGCTCAAGGCCGACATCCGGCCGGGGCACAGCGGCGAGCTCACGGCCAAGGTCGCCCGGGTCGAGGCGCTGCTCGAGCCGTGA
- a CDS encoding cation diffusion facilitator family transporter: MSTSGGTRAIFAALAANLGIAVMKFVAFVFSGSSSMLGESIHSLADSGNQVLLLVGGRRAKRAATPEHPFGYGRERFVYAFLVSIILFSLGGLFSLYEGIHKVQHPEPLEVPWLPIAVLVGAILMEGFSFRTAIKESNHVRGNVGWVQFVRRAKAPELPVILLEDFAALVGLTLALVGVSIAIATGDGVWDGVGTIAIGVLLIVVACVLAVETKSLLLGEGALAEDVRRITAAAEAEDSIEKVIHMQTMYLGPEELLVAMKVAVHRTDDAAAVARAIDRVESRVRAAVPVVTAMYVEPDILRTGTTTGPTAAAAPTSPPGPTAPTRDGVR; the protein is encoded by the coding sequence GTGAGCACCTCCGGCGGGACCAGGGCGATCTTCGCCGCCCTGGCGGCCAACCTCGGGATCGCGGTGATGAAGTTCGTCGCGTTCGTGTTCTCCGGGTCCTCGTCGATGCTCGGCGAGTCGATCCACTCGCTGGCCGACTCGGGCAACCAGGTGCTGCTGCTGGTCGGCGGCAGGCGGGCCAAGCGGGCCGCGACCCCGGAGCACCCCTTCGGCTACGGACGCGAGCGCTTCGTCTACGCGTTCCTGGTCTCGATCATCCTGTTCTCCCTCGGCGGGCTGTTCTCGCTGTACGAGGGCATCCACAAGGTGCAGCACCCGGAGCCGCTGGAGGTGCCGTGGCTGCCGATCGCGGTGCTCGTCGGGGCGATCCTGATGGAGGGCTTCTCGTTCCGGACGGCGATCAAGGAGAGCAACCACGTCCGCGGCAACGTCGGCTGGGTCCAGTTCGTCCGGCGCGCCAAGGCGCCGGAGCTGCCGGTGATCCTGCTCGAGGACTTCGCCGCGCTCGTCGGCCTCACGCTCGCGCTGGTCGGGGTGTCGATCGCGATCGCCACCGGCGACGGCGTCTGGGACGGGGTCGGCACCATCGCCATCGGCGTGCTGCTCATCGTGGTGGCCTGCGTGCTGGCGGTGGAGACCAAGTCGCTGCTGCTCGGCGAGGGTGCGCTGGCCGAGGACGTCCGCCGGATCACCGCCGCCGCCGAGGCGGAGGACTCCATCGAGAAGGTGATCCACATGCAGACCATGTACCTGGGACCGGAGGAGCTGCTGGTGGCGATGAAGGTGGCCGTGCACCGCACCGACGACGCCGCCGCGGTGGCGCGGGCGATCGACCGGGTGGAGAGCCGGGTGCGGGCCGCGGTGCCCGTCGTGACCGCGATGTACGTCGAACCGGACATCCTGCGGACCGGGACCACCACCGGACCGACCGCAGCGGCGGCACCGACCTCGCCGCCCGGACCGACCGCACCGACCCGGGACGGGGTGCGCTGA